A window of the Microtus pennsylvanicus isolate mMicPen1 chromosome 4, mMicPen1.hap1, whole genome shotgun sequence genome harbors these coding sequences:
- the LOC142848764 gene encoding uncharacterized protein LOC142848764, giving the protein MGGLTKKASIKSGGETSYLRKALVNNVGEEKRTKIHIQKLQKALGLRLKEIDKEKTALKKFLVKLHKTSGYFPQKEFWWQSPPQVKDSSKSKTT; this is encoded by the coding sequence ATGGGTGGCTTAACCAAGAAGGCGAGCATCAAATCGGGAGGGGAGACCTCGTACCTGCGGAAGGCCCTTGTGAACAAcgtgggagaggaaaagagaaccaAGATTCACATTCAGAAACTACAGAAAGCTTTAGGCCTCCGCTTGAAGGAGATTGACAAAGAGAAAACAGCACTGAAGAAGTTTTTGGTGAAGCTTCATAAGACAAGTGGCTATTTTCCTCAAAAGGAATTCTGGTGGCAGTCACCACCGCAGGTGAAGGACTCATCTAAATCCAAAACCACCTAG